Genomic DNA from Streptomyces venezuelae:
TAATCACGCTCGCCGCCTTCTATCTCCGTTCGACTCCATAGCGCGCTCGGAGTCCTGCCGCGAGAACAGATGCCCCGTCGGTGCTGGCATCGATCTCCACCGACCACCAGGTGCTGTCGCTCGCAGTCAGAACCATGCAGCATCCTGCGAAATCGCCCGCAGCGAGCCGCTTCGGATCGAACAGGCGCTGCTCTCTTGCTGCTACGAGCAGTAGATCGAAGAACTGGCGGACACCGGCCGCGAATTCCCGAACCTGCGTCCACGACATGACGTACCCCTGCGGCGAGGAAGCTACCTTCTCCCGGATTTCTACATAACCCAGGCCGGCCGCACCCTGACAAATACCGTCGAAGTCGAGCACGGACCAAACCCAGTTGTTGTCCGGGACCAGAGCAAGCAGGTTGTCGAGCCCGACTATTCCGCCCTCAGTGTCATGCATCCGAAATTCCACGAGTTCGCTCATTGGTCGCCCCAATCCAATGGTTCGGCGTCACCGCGACTTCGGGTACCGCCGGTCGCGTTTTCATTCCAGGGATGCTGATGCGGATTGTCATGGTTCTGCGGTCTCCCGTGATCGGTGAAGTCGACATCCCTGACGGGTTTGCCTGCTGCATCGAACTCTCGGGCCTGAGCGTACGGGCCAGTGCGTCTGCTGTTCTGCACCCCAAGTTGCGTGTGTGGATGCCCAGCGGCCGCCGAATCCGGAGCCGGTTCACCAGTCCGGGCATCCCTCGGAAGCTTTCGGTCAGGATATCCCCGAGGTGTACTGCAATTGTGAACGAGTACCGGCGTCTCGCCCGCCACCACATAGTACGTATGCAGCTCACCGACGGTGAGGTTGTGAACCGTCGAGTCCTGCGCCGTCCAGCGCTTCACGGCCGTGATCTCGACGTACGTGCCCGCGCCGGTGCGCAGTGTCGCGCCCGCCTTGAGGTCCGTGGCGTCGATCCACTCCCCCAGCTCCGGGACCCAGAACGGATGCCCGTCCGTGGCCGTGAGCGAGGCGGTCTTCGAGCCCTTCTTGCCGTCCACGTCGATCGTGACCCGGACGAGGTGCTTGATGCCCTTGCCCTTGATCTCCGCGGTGACCGTTTCGACCTTGGTTTTTCCGGTCTTCGGGTCGGTGGCCAAGACCTTGTCGCCGATGTCGACGTCCTCGATGGCCTTGGTCGATCCGTCGGCCATCAGCACCTTGGTTTTCGGCGTGAAGCTATTGCTGGTCACGCACGCTTCGGCCGCGTCCGCAGCCTTGTTGCTCTTGCGCCAGTCCTTGAACGTCCCCCACAGCTGCTTGCTCAGCCTGACGATGCGTTTGCCCAGGGCGTAGGCCTTGTCGAGGCGGTTCCAGTACTTCGCGACCAGCTTGCCGACGGGACCGCCACCGACGAGCGAGGTGACGATGTTGGCCGCCGTCGCACCGCACGCGCCGAGTGCGCCCGTGGTGAAGCAGTCCAGCGCGTCGGTGATGCCGAGTTCGTCGGCCAGGATCTTGCCGAGTTCCTTGGCGATGGCGATGGTGCGCTGCTTGGCGACGTCGGCCTTGGCGCGTTGCTGGCGGGCCTTGTAGGCGGCCGGTGATTCCTTGGGGGCCTGGACGCCGTAGTACGTGTAGTAGGTCTTGGTGGGCTTGACGCTCCAGCCGCCGTTGCTCTTCATGCTGCACTGCACGCCGGCGTACATGCAGTCGTCGGGCTTCAGACCGTCCGGGTCGGAGAAGCTGACCGGGTTGTTGTAGCTGTAGGCGTAGCCGTTGATCTGTTGTGGGTCGGTGTAGTCGATGATGGGGTCGGCCGAGATGAAGCGGCCCGTGGAGGCGTCGTATTCACGTGCGCCCAGGGTGACAAGGCCCGAGGTGTCGTCGTTCGTGCCGCCGACGAATCCCTTGTCGGTCACCCACTTGGACGGGTCCGCCGAGTCGGCGTCGCGGCCCGTGCCGAAGGGGTCGAGGCGGCGGCGCTGCGTCGCGCCCGTGGTCGGGTCGACGGCGAGCTGGGCCGTGCCGTGGTGGTCACCGGCCAGGAACGTGACGCCACCGGAGTCGCGCACCGCCACGGTCTGCCCGCCGAGGGCGTAGTAGCGGGTGGCCTTGACCGCCTTGGTCGACGTGTCGAGCTTCAGCTCCATGCCGGGCAGGTAGAACGTCGTCTCGGTCGGCGACTTGCGCAACACGCGGCTGCCCGCCGCGTCGTGGACGTAGGACGAGGAGCTGCCGTCGGCGTTGGTGACCTTGGTGAGTTTGTTCTGCTTGTCCCAGGTCAGGTTCTGGGTGTCACCGCCGAGGACGCGGGTCTCGGTGTTGCCCGTGTTGTCGTACGTGTAGGTGTCCAGGGAGGTGACCGCCGGCTTGGTGCCGGTTGCCGCCGTGTCGGTCGTGACCGACGTCAGCTGGTGCGGGCCCTCGCCGTTCTCTCCGTACTTGTACTTCTTCGACGACGTCGCCGCCCCGTCGATGCCGTGGTCGGTCTCCGCGGTGCGGTTCCCCGTGGCGTCGTACTCGTAGCTGTGCCAGTACGGGGCCACCCCGCCGACCGAGCTCGCCGACGGGCCCGAGGCGCAGGCCGCGTCCGTCTTGCCCGTGCCGACCGCGCCGTCCGACGCCAGCGAGGACGTCCAGTCGTCGGTCGTCCGGCGCAGGCTGTCGTGGCGGAAGCACTGGGTGTCGCGCGTCCCGCCCGTCGGGTCGTCGACGACGGAGAGGACGTTGCCGCCCGCGTCGTACGTGTAGTCCGCGTCGTAGGCCACCGAGGAGGCGCCCTCGACCACGACCCGGGCGTTGTTGATCTGCTGGGTGCCCTGTTCGTAGCTGTAGTTCAGCCACGTCTTCTTGTCGGACGCCCCGCCCGTCGACAGTTCGAGCTGCTCGAGCTGGTTCGTGGGCGAGTACTTCACCTGGGGGACGTAGGTGCCGCCGCCGAGGGAGGTGTTGAGCGCCTTCGGGCGCTGGAGCGCGTCGTACTGGTACGAGACGGCTTCGGCCGCGAGGCCGCCTGCGGGGGGGAAGTTCTGCCCCTGGACGGTGCCGTCGTCGTTGTACTGGGTCTGGAACTCGTACGTGCCGCCCAGTTCGGGCTCGGCCGTCTTGGACAGGAAGTACTTCGTCGAGGTCGGTTTGTAGTCGTTCTTCTCGTCGAGGACCGGATGGGTCACCGACGAGTGGACCGCGCCGCTCTTGTAGGTGTAGGTGCCGTACAGCGCGCCCTTGGCGATCGTGTCGTAGGTGGAGACGGACAGCTTCGTGCCCGTGTCCGCGGCGCCCTGCCAGGTCGACTTCGTGCGGCCCAGCTGGTCGTAGACCGTCGTCGTGATGTTGTCACGGGAGTCGGTGACCGTCGTCTGGCGGTCGAGCTCGTCGTAACCGAAGGTCGACCGGCCGATGTCCGGGTCGACGGCCGCGGTCTTGCGGCGGCGCTGGTCGTACTCGTACGTCCAGGTGTTGCCGTCGTTGTCCTTGACCTTGGCGAGTTTGCCGTCTGGCGTGTAACCGTACGTGGTGGAGACGTAGTCCGCCGAGGTGCCCGCGGGCACGGGCTTGTCACCCTTGTACTGCCGCAGCTCGACCGTGCGGTCCTCGGTGTCGGTGATCGTCGTGGTCGCGGTCTGGCCCGTCGGCGGGTCCGTGTGGACCCGGTCGCCGCCGTAGGTGTACGTGGTGCGGTGCTTCTCCGCGCCGGCGACCTTGAGGATCGTCGCCGTGGGTCGGCTGTCGCCGTCGAACTCCGTCACCGTCTGCGCGTCGATGTCCTCGTTGCGCGGTGCGAAGAGCGTGGCTGAGGGAGCGTCCTTCGTCCAGTACGTCTCGTTCGTCTTCACCGTGCGGCCGGAGCCGTCGTAGTAGGTGTCCGCGATGAGGCGGCCGCCGTCCTGGCCGTCCGTCTGCACCTGGCGCGGGCGCAGCATTCCGTCGAACAGCGTGTACTCGCTGCCGTAGGTGGTGCCGCCGTTCTCGATCCGCTGGGTGCGGATGTAGTTGGGGCCGGTGGTGCGGATGCCGTACGTGTACTTGATCGACGGGGTGAAGGAGTCGGCCTTGGGGCGGTCGGGCAGCCAGACCGAGGTCAGTCGGCCCAGGCCGTCATAGGCCAGTTCGGTGCGCTTGCCGTTGACGTCGATCTGCGCGGACGGCGTGCCCCACTGTGGGGCGTACTCCGTCTTGGTGGTCCAGCCCAGCACGTTCGTCTCGGTCTTGGCGGACGCGAGGCCGTTGGTGTCGGTGTAGTCGATGGTCTTCGGCGTTCCGGCCGCGTCGGTGACCTTCACCGGGCGCCCGAACTGGTCGTACTTGCTGGTGGAGACCGTCTGGTACGTGCCGACCGTGCCGTTGTGCGAGGCGAGCCGCTTGACCGTGGTCGCGTTGCCCAGGCTGGGCGCGGCGCCGAGGGTGGTGGTGTCGTCGTACAACGTCTGGTCGTCGCTGAGTACGTGCTCGGAGCGGTCCGGCGAGGTGGCGCAGTCGACGCTCACCGTCTCCACCCGGGAGACGTAGGCATACATGTGCTTGGCCACGTTGTCGGCGTACTCGGTACGGGTGCACCGGTTGTCCGAGACATTGAGTTCACCCAGGTCGTTGGCCCGGGTGACACGGCCGGTCTCGTCGTCGTAGCTGGTGACGGAGGCCGACTGGCGCCAGCCGCCCGCGGCGAGCGCCTCGTAGGTGTCCGTGCGCTCGGGCCGGACGAAGCGGGCCTCCCGGTCGCCCCACTCCGTGGAGGCGTGGGTGGCGGTGACCTTGGTCCAGGGTGTGTTGACCGACTTGGTGACGACCTTGTCGCCGTTGTACGTGGTCGTCTCCAGCTCGAAGCCGGACTTCCAGTCGGAGTCGGTGTGGCTCGTTCCCGTGGAGTCCTTCACCGAGGACGCCCGCGTGCCGCCGTCGGGATCCTTGTCCCCGTCGAGGCCCTGGAAGAAGACGTGTTCGGTCCTGGTGTTGGAGGAGTTATCGGTGCCGTCGGAGGTCGTGACCCGGACCTTGCCATAGCCCCGCCAGTCGCTCCAGGTCAGGTACTCCGCCTTGGTCAGCGCGTCGCCCTTGGCCTTCCGCCAGCCCGCGTCACCGAGGTAGGTGTAGGAGGTGATCTGGTCGGGGCTGTTGCCCACCAGGTCCTTCTCCACCACGGACGAGACGGCGTACTTGTGGAACCACTCGGTGACGGGGTCCTTGACGCCCGGGGGGTTCCACTTGACGGGGTAGCAGCGGACGGTGGACTTGCCGGGAGAGGGGTGATCCGTCGGTGTGCACTGGGTGTCGGCGTAGTTGACCGACAGGACGCCCCCGGATTCGCTCTCCACCGCCGACATGCGGAAGCGGATGAACGGCTGGATGTTGTCCTTGGGGTCGTCGACGCGGTTGGCCAGCTGCTTGCCGTACAGCTTCACCGAGGGGACGGACTCGTCGGAGCCCACCAGACCGGTGTGGTCGATCGACTTCAGCCACAGCGACCTGGAGGCGTCACCGTTGTCGGTGAAGTCGTGGTCCAGCGTCCATGAGTCGACGTCCTCGAAGGTGCTGGTGCCCGTGCGGATCTGGGTCGTGATCTTGTTCAGCTGCTTGCGGGTCCAGAACGTCGGTGAGTTCTGGCCGGTGCACTTGGTGTCGGCCTTGCAGTTGCTGTCCCAGGGAACGTCCGGCCAGTCGGCTGCCGTGGAGTCCTTCAGCGCGCCGGCCGAGCAGTCCGTCAGGTCGCCCACGCACCGCTCGCCGGTGGTGAAGACGATGCGGGCGGCGGGCTCGGTGCCGTAGACCTTGCCTGCGCGCTCGCCGTAGTCGATGCGCTTGAGGTATCCGCCGCGGGTGTAGGCCTTGCCGTTCTCGCCGGTCTTCAGGCCCTGCGTGTAGTGGTTGGTCTCCTTGCCGTAGTAGTACGACATGGAGTTGCCGTGCGGGTCGATGACGTGGTCGAGGTTCCAGCGCCAGGCCTGGAGGCAGTGGGCGTTCGCGAAGACCGCGTCGTAGCAGGGCTCCTTGGCGTCGTCACCGTAGACGGGGACGGTCCAGGCGGAGTTGGTCGACTCGTCGCCGGTCGCGTATCCCGGGAGGCGGTTCAGGCCGAAGAAGTACTGGGTGCCGTCATTGTCGGTGACTTTCCAGTGCTCGCCGTTGTCGTCACCGTTCGTGGTGCCGGTGAGCCTCTCGACCTTGCTGAAGTCGTCGGAGCTGACGCGCCAGTCGCCGGTTTTGTCGTCCTGGATCAGCTCTCCGGACGCACCGCCCGCCAGGGAGATCGTGGCGTTGTAGCCGCCCCAGCACTGGTCGCCGTACGTATCGCTGTGCCCGTCGTCGGCGCACGGCTTGTAGCGGCGTTCTATGTAGCCCGGCTCGTAGGAAAAGCCCTGGCCGATCCAGGAGCCCTGGTTGTTGGTGGTCGCGGTCTGGCCGTCGATGGACTGCGAGCTGTAACCGAGGGAGACCCCGGGTGACAGGGCACCCGGCACGGGCGGGGATGTGATCGGATACGACCAGTTGAAGGCGCCGGAGGCGTTCGAGACGCTCCACTTCGATGAGGCCTGCAAGGACGTGGCGCCG
This window encodes:
- a CDS encoding polymorphic toxin-type HINT domain-containing protein, whose translation is MRSPFRSRWRIPAARSTALGLGVALAVGLLPQYAPEALAKDGGLTRPATQKNLDDPVDGKNVKAKRYDKANPAARAAVKSADTPRWPKAAADDVALAKNKKPARAAGLPLKVATTGEAGPASVRVAVLGRKKSAAAGAETPLMTVARTDGSKRSAPVKVNLDYADFAGAYGGSYGSRLRLVQYPSCVLTTPRKKACATPKPLKSGNDTAKQTLTATLPAAADSTSADKADSASSVTVFAAAAGASGDQGDFGATSLQASSKWSVSNASGAFNWSYPITSPPVPGALSPGVSLGYSSQSIDGQTATTNNQGSWIGQGFSYEPGYIERRYKPCADDGHSDTYGDQCWGGYNATISLAGGASGELIQDDKTGDWRVSSDDFSKVERLTGTTNGDDNGEHWKVTDNDGTQYFFGLNRLPGYATGDESTNSAWTVPVYGDDAKEPCYDAVFANAHCLQAWRWNLDHVIDPHGNSMSYYYGKETNHYTQGLKTGENGKAYTRGGYLKRIDYGERAGKVYGTEPAARIVFTTGERCVGDLTDCSAGALKDSTAADWPDVPWDSNCKADTKCTGQNSPTFWTRKQLNKITTQIRTGTSTFEDVDSWTLDHDFTDNGDASRSLWLKSIDHTGLVGSDESVPSVKLYGKQLANRVDDPKDNIQPFIRFRMSAVESESGGVLSVNYADTQCTPTDHPSPGKSTVRCYPVKWNPPGVKDPVTEWFHKYAVSSVVEKDLVGNSPDQITSYTYLGDAGWRKAKGDALTKAEYLTWSDWRGYGKVRVTTSDGTDNSSNTRTEHVFFQGLDGDKDPDGGTRASSVKDSTGTSHTDSDWKSGFELETTTYNGDKVVTKSVNTPWTKVTATHASTEWGDREARFVRPERTDTYEALAAGGWRQSASVTSYDDETGRVTRANDLGELNVSDNRCTRTEYADNVAKHMYAYVSRVETVSVDCATSPDRSEHVLSDDQTLYDDTTTLGAAPSLGNATTVKRLASHNGTVGTYQTVSTSKYDQFGRPVKVTDAAGTPKTIDYTDTNGLASAKTETNVLGWTTKTEYAPQWGTPSAQIDVNGKRTELAYDGLGRLTSVWLPDRPKADSFTPSIKYTYGIRTTGPNYIRTQRIENGGTTYGSEYTLFDGMLRPRQVQTDGQDGGRLIADTYYDGSGRTVKTNETYWTKDAPSATLFAPRNEDIDAQTVTEFDGDSRPTATILKVAGAEKHRTTYTYGGDRVHTDPPTGQTATTTITDTEDRTVELRQYKGDKPVPAGTSADYVSTTYGYTPDGKLAKVKDNDGNTWTYEYDQRRRKTAAVDPDIGRSTFGYDELDRQTTVTDSRDNITTTVYDQLGRTKSTWQGAADTGTKLSVSTYDTIAKGALYGTYTYKSGAVHSSVTHPVLDEKNDYKPTSTKYFLSKTAEPELGGTYEFQTQYNDDGTVQGQNFPPAGGLAAEAVSYQYDALQRPKALNTSLGGGTYVPQVKYSPTNQLEQLELSTGGASDKKTWLNYSYEQGTQQINNARVVVEGASSVAYDADYTYDAGGNVLSVVDDPTGGTRDTQCFRHDSLRRTTDDWTSSLASDGAVGTGKTDAACASGPSASSVGGVAPYWHSYEYDATGNRTAETDHGIDGAATSSKKYKYGENGEGPHQLTSVTTDTAATGTKPAVTSLDTYTYDNTGNTETRVLGGDTQNLTWDKQNKLTKVTNADGSSSSYVHDAAGSRVLRKSPTETTFYLPGMELKLDTSTKAVKATRYYALGGQTVAVRDSGGVTFLAGDHHGTAQLAVDPTTGATQRRRLDPFGTGRDADSADPSKWVTDKGFVGGTNDDTSGLVTLGAREYDASTGRFISADPIIDYTDPQQINGYAYSYNNPVSFSDPDGLKPDDCMYAGVQCSMKSNGGWSVKPTKTYYTYYGVQAPKESPAAYKARQQRAKADVAKQRTIAIAKELGKILADELGITDALDCFTTGALGACGATAANIVTSLVGGGPVGKLVAKYWNRLDKAYALGKRIVRLSKQLWGTFKDWRKSNKAADAAEACVTSNSFTPKTKVLMADGSTKAIEDVDIGDKVLATDPKTGKTKVETVTAEIKGKGIKHLVRVTIDVDGKKGSKTASLTATDGHPFWVPELGEWIDATDLKAGATLRTGAGTYVEITAVKRWTAQDSTVHNLTVGELHTYYVVAGETPVLVHNCSTPRGYPDRKLPRDARTGEPAPDSAAAGHPHTQLGVQNSRRTGPYAQAREFDAAGKPVRDVDFTDHGRPQNHDNPHQHPWNENATGGTRSRGDAEPLDWGDQ